A window from Pseudomonadales bacterium encodes these proteins:
- a CDS encoding acetyl-CoA carboxylase biotin carboxyl carrier protein, with product MDIRKVKKLIELVEESGIEELEIKEGEESVRISRRLPQQAFAQQPPIWQAAAPLAPPAAVPAAAPAPAAITPPPASSVQQAITSPMVGTFYRSPAPGSKAFVEVGQRINVGDVVCIVEAMKMMNQIEADKAGIVEAILVEDGAPVEFDQPLITVV from the coding sequence ATGGACATCCGCAAAGTCAAAAAACTGATCGAACTGGTCGAAGAGTCCGGCATCGAAGAGCTCGAGATCAAGGAGGGCGAGGAGTCGGTGCGCATCAGCCGCCGCCTGCCACAACAGGCTTTCGCCCAGCAGCCGCCGATCTGGCAGGCCGCCGCGCCGCTGGCCCCGCCCGCAGCGGTGCCGGCAGCCGCGCCCGCCCCGGCGGCAATCACGCCGCCGCCAGCCAGCAGTGTGCAGCAGGCCATCACCTCGCCGATGGTGGGCACCTTCTATCGCTCACCGGCACCGGGCAGCAAGGCGTTCGTCGAGGTGGGTCAGCGGATCAATGTCGGCGATGTGGTCTGCATCGTCGAGGCGATGAAGATGATGAACCAGATCGAAGCCGACAAGGCCGGCATCGTCGAGGCCATCTTGGTCGAAGATGGCGCCCCGGTCGAATTCGACCAGCCACTGATCACAGTCGTCTAG
- the aroQ gene encoding type II 3-dehydroquinate dehydratase: MAKLLLLNGPNLNMLGRREPGHYGRQSLDAITDALVREAEARGHTLCCFQSNAEHALIDRIHGALEDGTDFILFNPAAFTHSSVALRDALLAVAIPFIELHLSNVHAREPFRHHSYFSDIAVGVISGFGADSYRLALLAAIERLATPKPSP, encoded by the coding sequence ATGGCGAAACTGCTGCTGCTCAATGGCCCCAACCTCAACATGCTGGGCCGCCGCGAACCCGGCCACTATGGCCGCCAGTCACTCGACGCGATCACCGATGCACTGGTGCGCGAGGCCGAAGCCCGCGGCCACACGCTCTGCTGCTTTCAATCCAATGCCGAGCACGCGCTGATCGACCGCATCCACGGCGCGCTCGAGGATGGCACCGACTTCATCCTGTTCAATCCGGCGGCCTTCACCCACAGCAGCGTGGCGCTGCGCGATGCGCTGCTGGCGGTCGCCATTCCGTTCATCGAGCTGCACCTGTCGAATGTCCATGCACGCGAGCCATTTCGTCATCACTCCTACTTCTCTGACATCGCCGTCGGCGTGATCAGCGGCTTCGGCGCCGACAGCTACCGTCTGGCACTGCTGGCCGCGATCGAGCGGCTGGCCACGCCAAAACCATCACCCTGA
- the prmA gene encoding 50S ribosomal protein L11 methyltransferase: MPWWQLTLEADSPQCEALEALLLELGASAVTLDDAGDEPLFELAPGNMPRWSQIRLTGLFADEIALLAALAQLPEPLPAYQISTLADEPWERSWMARFQPIRCGERLWICPSWHQVDEPGAVVLQLDPGLAFGTGNHPTTQLCLGWLDSHPLAGLRVIDYGCGSGILAIAALLLGAEQAVAIDIDPQALLATRENAERNQISTERLTTFTTEDEPAVVADLLLANILAGPLITLAPHLSQRLAPGGTLVLSGLLAEQVEAVAAAYRPWFDLAAPTFAQEWVLLSGIKKADPT; this comes from the coding sequence ATGCCCTGGTGGCAGTTGACACTGGAGGCCGACTCACCGCAGTGCGAGGCGCTCGAAGCGCTGCTGCTCGAACTGGGCGCCTCGGCGGTGACGCTGGATGATGCCGGTGACGAGCCGCTGTTCGAGCTGGCACCCGGCAACATGCCGCGCTGGAGCCAGATTCGGCTGACCGGTCTGTTTGCCGATGAGATCGCGCTGCTGGCCGCGCTGGCGCAACTGCCCGAACCACTGCCCGCCTACCAGATCAGTACGCTGGCCGATGAACCCTGGGAGCGCAGCTGGATGGCGCGCTTTCAGCCGATTCGCTGCGGTGAGCGGCTCTGGATCTGCCCAAGCTGGCATCAGGTGGACGAACCCGGCGCGGTGGTGCTGCAGCTCGATCCTGGCCTGGCCTTTGGCACCGGCAACCATCCAACCACCCAGCTCTGTCTCGGCTGGCTCGACAGCCACCCGCTCGCCGGCCTGCGGGTCATCGACTACGGCTGCGGCTCCGGCATCCTCGCCATCGCCGCGCTGCTGCTGGGCGCCGAGCAGGCAGTGGCCATCGACATCGATCCGCAGGCGCTGCTGGCCACCCGCGAGAATGCCGAACGCAACCAGATCTCCACTGAACGGCTCACCACCTTCACCACCGAAGACGAACCTGCCGTGGTGGCCGATCTGCTGCTGGCCAACATCCTGGCTGGACCGCTGATCACCCTGGCCCCGCACCTGAGCCAGCGGCTGGCACCGGGTGGCACACTGGTACTCAGTGGTCTGCTGGCCGAACAGGTCGAGGCCGTGGCTGCGGCCTATCGACCCTGGTTCGATCTCGCTGCGCCGACCTTCGCGCAGGAGTGGGTCCTGCTGAGCGGCATCAAAAAGGCTGATCCGACATGA
- a CDS encoding zinc-ribbon domain-containing protein, which produces MSPDSDSVTLTPAEPILSRCPNCATLFRVSPEQLHSAQGKVRCGLCMAVFDAHGQQELASAVPPAVTLVEPQPTTTATTLPQSEQRTPARERRTSMPAAPTTDIPVPLITAQTERPLLDRRLARQLQQLRLDEPLPTPTSRSRRPLIYGLLSLLALLLLAAQLAWYRFDQLAVDPLLRPLFDRFCTLSGCSLPPQRDLQAMVVQQVAITPDPRRPEVVTVEIILTNQAPFAQPFPAIELTFVDAADQPIAQRRLQPREYLSGELQDRTEMPSATPIHLALPLIRPAQPAQQIKLRLVSP; this is translated from the coding sequence ATGAGTCCGGACAGTGACAGCGTCACCCTGACGCCGGCAGAGCCGATCCTCAGCCGCTGCCCCAACTGCGCGACACTGTTTCGCGTCAGCCCGGAGCAGTTGCACTCGGCCCAGGGCAAGGTGCGTTGCGGGCTGTGCATGGCTGTCTTCGACGCGCATGGCCAGCAGGAGCTGGCCAGCGCGGTGCCGCCAGCGGTCACGCTCGTCGAACCTCAGCCGACCACAACCGCCACGACACTGCCCCAGAGCGAGCAGCGCACGCCCGCCCGCGAACGGCGCACCAGCATGCCGGCAGCACCCACCACTGACATCCCGGTTCCGCTCATCACCGCGCAGACCGAGCGGCCGCTGCTCGATCGGCGCCTTGCCCGGCAGTTGCAGCAGCTTCGACTCGATGAACCGCTGCCGACGCCCACATCGCGCTCCAGGCGGCCACTGATCTATGGCCTCCTGTCGCTGCTGGCGCTGCTGCTGCTCGCCGCGCAGTTGGCCTGGTACCGCTTCGACCAACTGGCGGTCGATCCGCTGCTGCGTCCGCTGTTCGACCGCTTCTGCACACTCAGCGGATGCAGCCTGCCGCCGCAGCGCGACCTGCAGGCCATGGTCGTGCAGCAGGTCGCCATCACCCCCGATCCACGCCGGCCCGAAGTGGTGACCGTGGAGATCATCCTCACCAATCAGGCGCCCTTCGCACAGCCGTTTCCGGCCATCGAACTCACCTTCGTCGATGCGGCCGACCAGCCGATCGCCCAGCGCCGACTGCAGCCGCGAGAGTATCTGAGTGGTGAATTGCAAGACCGCACGGAAATGCCGAGCGCCACACCGATCCATCTCGCGCTGCCGCTGATCCGTCCGGCACAGCCCGCGCAGCAGATCAAATTGCGCCTCGTCTCGCCCTGA
- the accC gene encoding acetyl-CoA carboxylase biotin carboxylase subunit gives MFNKIAIANRGEIALRILRACKELGIKTVALHSKADRDLMHVRLADETVCIGPSRPRESYLHAPAILSAMEVTDAEAVHPGYGFLSENADFAEQVEQCGFVFIGPTASVIRTMGDKVSAIRTMKAAGIPTVPGSDGTLDDDSDRTLALAHQIGYPVIIKAAAGGGGRGMRVVRSEAALLNAVQLTRSEAGAAFGDDRVYLEKFLERPRHVEIQVLADTHGNVIHLGDRDCSLQRRHQKVLEEAPAPGIDPALRDRIAERCVQACREIGYRGAGTFEFLYQDDEFYFIEMNTRVQVEHPVTEMVTGVDIVKEQIKIAAGQPLTLTQRDIVLRGHAIECRVNAEDPRTFIPCPGEVKLFHAPGGNGIRVDSHLYTGYRVPADYDSLIGKLICLGENRDSAIARMRNALDETVINGIRTNLPLHQQILGNGNFQRGELSIHFLERLIES, from the coding sequence ATGTTCAACAAAATTGCCATCGCCAACCGCGGCGAGATCGCCCTGCGCATCCTGCGTGCCTGCAAGGAGCTTGGCATCAAGACCGTGGCGCTGCACTCCAAGGCCGACCGCGATCTGATGCATGTGCGTCTGGCCGACGAGACCGTCTGCATCGGCCCCAGCCGGCCGCGCGAGAGCTACCTCCACGCGCCGGCCATCCTCAGCGCCATGGAGGTGACCGACGCCGAGGCGGTGCATCCCGGTTACGGTTTTCTCTCTGAAAACGCCGACTTCGCCGAACAGGTCGAGCAGTGCGGCTTCGTCTTCATCGGCCCAACCGCCAGCGTGATCCGCACCATGGGCGACAAGGTCTCGGCCATCCGCACCATGAAAGCAGCCGGCATTCCCACGGTCCCCGGCTCCGACGGCACCCTCGATGACGACAGCGACCGCACCCTGGCGCTGGCGCATCAGATCGGCTATCCGGTCATCATCAAGGCCGCCGCCGGTGGCGGTGGCCGCGGCATGCGGGTGGTCAGAAGCGAGGCCGCGCTGCTCAATGCCGTTCAACTGACCCGCAGCGAGGCCGGTGCCGCGTTCGGCGACGACCGGGTCTATCTCGAGAAATTCCTCGAACGGCCGCGCCATGTCGAGATTCAGGTGCTGGCCGACACCCACGGCAATGTGATCCACCTGGGCGACCGCGACTGCTCGTTGCAGCGACGTCATCAGAAGGTGCTCGAAGAGGCCCCCGCGCCCGGCATCGATCCCGCTCTGCGCGACCGCATCGCCGAGCGCTGCGTGCAGGCCTGCCGTGAGATCGGCTACCGCGGTGCCGGCACCTTCGAGTTTCTCTATCAGGACGATGAGTTCTACTTCATCGAGATGAACACCCGCGTGCAGGTCGAACATCCGGTCACCGAGATGGTCACCGGCGTCGACATCGTCAAGGAGCAGATCAAGATCGCCGCCGGTCAGCCGCTGACGCTGACCCAGCGCGACATCGTGCTGCGCGGCCACGCCATCGAGTGCCGGGTCAATGCCGAGGATCCCAGAACCTTCATCCCCTGCCCCGGCGAGGTCAAGCTGTTTCATGCGCCGGGCGGCAATGGCATCCGTGTCGACTCCCACCTCTACACCGGCTACCGCGTCCCCGCCGACTATGACTCGCTGATCGGCAAACTGATCTGCCTGGGCGAGAACCGCGACAGCGCCATCGCCCGCATGCGCAATGCCCTCGACGAGACCGTGATCAACGGCATCCGCACCAACCTGCCGCTGCACCAGCAGATTCTCGGCAATGGCAACTTCCAGCGTGGCGAGTTGAGCATCCACTTTCTCGAACGGCTGATCGAATCCTGA
- the dsbD gene encoding protein-disulfide reductase DsbD, with product MRLLTLLLFTLGIVLGAVRGIQAEPTPPLTSPSATKLQSLLQSDSGTPHFLPVNEAFRPRLRQSAGELQIDWQVAAGYYLYRDRFKFRLIAPAGVTLGTPRFPDAVEKEDELFGKVAVFDHDFTLTLPTSVTSDAEVLLEVEFQGCAEAGLCYPPERLQLGSATPPAAAGSATTEAANSSALLAQKLASARFSVVLGLFFLAGIGLSFTPCVLPMIPILSSIVVGREQHPTRMQALLLTLLYVVSMALTLAVAGALTGLFGARLNLQAYLQWPPLLVGFALLFVLLSLSMFGLYELQLPAALRNRFDQLNRQMSHGHLLGAMAMGALSTLVISPCVSAPLAGALVYISTTQDAWLGGAALFALGLGMGVPLLLLATLGNHLLPKAGAWMERVKSFFGLLLLGVAVWLLERLLPGPVTLLLWAALLLGGALLLGALEFTAHGSGWHKLGQTLGLLLLAWAVALVLGAAAGGSDPLRPLHGLGIRQGQAAAVEHPSFTDITDLPGLDRQLTLAAGRITLVDVYADWCIACKVLEREVFPTVTTQLAPLHRLRADITDYQAPQRALLDRYRIVGPPTLLFLDAKGQELPDSRIVGEIDATQLASHLARLLSR from the coding sequence ATGCGCCTGCTCACCCTGCTGCTGTTCACACTCGGCATTGTGCTGGGTGCGGTGCGCGGCATTCAGGCCGAGCCGACACCGCCGCTGACCTCGCCCTCGGCGACGAAACTGCAATCGCTGCTGCAAAGTGACAGCGGCACGCCACACTTCCTGCCGGTCAACGAGGCCTTTCGGCCCCGGTTGCGGCAGAGCGCAGGCGAATTGCAGATCGATTGGCAGGTGGCCGCTGGCTACTACCTCTACCGCGACCGCTTCAAGTTCCGGCTGATCGCCCCGGCGGGCGTCACCCTCGGCACGCCGCGCTTTCCGGACGCTGTAGAGAAAGAGGATGAGCTGTTCGGCAAGGTGGCGGTGTTCGACCACGACTTCACTCTGACGCTGCCCACCTCTGTGACCAGCGACGCCGAGGTGCTGCTCGAAGTGGAGTTCCAGGGCTGCGCCGAAGCCGGGCTCTGTTATCCCCCGGAGCGGCTGCAACTCGGTTCGGCCACGCCCCCCGCTGCTGCCGGCAGCGCCACCACCGAAGCGGCCAATTCGAGCGCGCTGCTGGCCCAGAAGCTGGCCAGTGCCCGCTTCAGTGTGGTGCTGGGGCTGTTCTTTCTGGCCGGCATCGGGCTCAGCTTCACCCCCTGCGTGCTGCCGATGATTCCGATTCTGTCATCGATCGTCGTCGGCCGGGAGCAACACCCCACCCGGATGCAGGCGCTGCTGCTGACGCTGCTCTATGTGGTCAGCATGGCGCTGACGCTGGCAGTGGCCGGCGCCCTCACCGGGCTCTTTGGCGCCAGGCTCAATCTGCAGGCCTATTTGCAGTGGCCACCGCTGCTGGTCGGCTTTGCGCTGCTGTTCGTGCTGCTGTCGCTGTCGATGTTCGGCCTCTATGAACTGCAACTGCCGGCAGCGCTGCGCAACCGGTTCGACCAGCTCAACCGGCAGATGAGCCATGGCCATCTGCTGGGCGCGATGGCGATGGGCGCCCTCTCGACCCTGGTGATTTCGCCCTGCGTCTCGGCGCCGCTGGCCGGTGCGCTGGTCTACATCAGCACCACCCAGGATGCCTGGCTGGGTGGTGCGGCGCTCTTCGCGCTCGGGCTGGGGATGGGCGTTCCGCTGCTGCTGCTCGCCACGCTGGGGAACCATCTGCTGCCCAAGGCCGGCGCGTGGATGGAGCGGGTCAAGTCGTTCTTTGGCCTGCTGCTGCTCGGGGTGGCGGTCTGGCTGCTGGAGCGGCTGCTGCCCGGCCCGGTCACCCTGCTGCTGTGGGCCGCGCTGCTGCTGGGTGGCGCACTGCTGCTCGGCGCGCTGGAGTTCACCGCCCACGGCTCGGGCTGGCACAAACTGGGCCAGACCCTCGGGCTGCTGCTGCTGGCCTGGGCCGTGGCGCTGGTGCTCGGCGCCGCCGCCGGCGGTTCCGACCCATTGCGGCCGCTGCATGGCCTGGGCATCCGTCAGGGGCAGGCGGCCGCCGTGGAGCATCCCAGCTTCACCGACATCACCGATCTGCCGGGGCTCGACCGGCAACTGACGCTGGCGGCCGGACGCATCACGCTGGTCGATGTCTATGCCGACTGGTGCATCGCCTGCAAGGTGCTGGAGCGCGAGGTCTTTCCGACAGTCACCACGCAGTTGGCACCGCTGCATCGACTGCGCGCCGACATCACCGACTATCAGGCCCCGCAACGCGCCCTGCTCGACCGCTACCGCATCGTTGGTCCGCCGACCCTGCTGTTCCTCGATGCAAAGGGGCAGGAGCTGCCCGATTCACGCATCGTCGGCGAGATCGATGCCACACAACTGGCCAGCCACCTCGCCCGGCTGCTGTCGCGCTGA